In Poecilia reticulata strain Guanapo unplaced genomic scaffold, Guppy_female_1.0+MT scaffold_914, whole genome shotgun sequence, one DNA window encodes the following:
- the LOC103461275 gene encoding GTPase IMAP family member 4-like codes for MVGKTGIGKSASGNTILGQECFQSKFSPISITIDCSKRSSNVDGQQVAVIDTPGLFDEDKSRKNLRQCFFLAAPGPHIFLVVVALGKFKEEIQSVKIIQEIFGEAADRYLMVLFTRGDELDSTIEDYLSKSPELQDLVSKCNNQYHVFNNKLEDKKPQVSELLKKIRTIVDRNGGSHYSNEMFQEAGRAIKEEKQRILKENEEVIRKEIQEQERTIKENYEIEKRRMMELVQAERKEREEELENVKKQLKEQQKRETKEEKSKLQCERASKARAQAEKNNVMPCLIQ; via the coding sequence ATGGTGGGGAAGACTGGGATTGGGAAGAGCGCTTCTGGAAACACCATTCTGGGTCAAGAGTGCTTTCAGTCCAAATTCAGCCCCATTTCCATAACCATTGACTGCTCCAAACGCTCCAGTAATGTTGATGGACAGCAGGTTGCTGTCATTGATACTCCAGGTCTGTTTGACgaagataaaagcagaaaaaatctGAGACAGTGCTTCTTCCTTGCTGCTCCTGGGCCCCACATCTTCCTGGTGGTCGTTGCACTGGGCAAATTCAAAGAAGAAATACAATCAGTGAAAATTATTCAAGAAATCTTTGGAGAGGCAGCAGACAGATACCTCATGGTTCTGTTTACCCGTGGAGATGAGCTTGATTCCACCATTGAGGATTATTTGTCTAAAAGCCCAGAGCTGCAGGATCTGGTGTCCAAGTGTAATAACCAGTATCATGTCTTCAACAATAAGCTGGAAGATAAGAAACCTCAGGTCAGTGAGTTGCTGAAGAAGATCAGAACCATTGTTGAcaggaatggaggaagtcacTATTCCAATGAGATGTTCCAAGAGGCTGGGAGGGCGATCAAAGAGGAGAAACAACGCATTCTGAAGGAGAATGAAGAAGTAATACGTAAAGAGATACAAGAACAAGAGAgaacaattaaagaaaattatgagATAGAGAAGCGGAGAATGATGGAGCTAGTCCAGgctgagagaaaagagagagaggaggagttGGAAAACgtgaaaaaacaactgaaggaacAGCAGAAGAGAgaaactaaagaagaaaaatccaaGCTGCAGTGCGAGCGTGCATCCAAGGCCAGAGctcaagctgaaaaaaataatgttatgCCTTGTTTAATACAGTGA